The window TGCGAGGATTGCGCGCGCATCTTCGCCGTTGCGCTCCTCACGAGCGAAGCGTCGAGCGGCGGCGCCCATGCGAGCGCGTAGTTCGGCATCGCGGATCAGTCGCACGATCGTTGCCGCCAGCGCAGCTTCGTCGTCATGGGGAGCGAGCAGGGCGGTGCGGTCACGTGCGACGACGGCGGGCACGCCGCCGCTGTCGAGCGCTGCCACGGGAACCCCCGCGGCCTGCGCTTCGAGATAGACCACGCCATAAGCCTCATTCAGGCCTGGCCAGACGAAGAGGTCGTGAGAGGCGAGTTCAGCGAGGATATCGGCGCGCGCTTGCCGGCCGAGGAAACGGACGCTGCCGGGTGGAAGGCTGGCGAAGGCGGCCTCGATGGCTGGGCGCTCCGGCCCGTCGCCGATCAGGGTCAGCGTCCAGGGCAGGTCGATGATGCGCGCGAGCGTGCGGGCGAGAAAGAGGTAGCAGGCCGCCTTGTTGCCCTGGCGCATCATCGCGACTGCGATCAGCCGCAGAGGCTCGCCGTCCGCGCGCGGTGCGGCGGAGTGCTCGGGAACCTCTTCGACCCCGAGCAGGAAAGGCGGCAGCTCGATCAGGCGGTCCGGCTCCGGGATGAGCCGGCTCAAGCCTTCGCGGTCGCGCGCCGTCATGCAAAGGTGCAGATCGGCGCGCAGGATTGCCTCGCGAGCGAGCGCTGCCGCCCCCGCCCACGGGCCGTCGAAGCGTTTTTGCGCGTCGCTGGCCTCGGCGACGAGATAGGGCAGGGCGAAATGCTCGACCAAGGCTGGGCCGATCAGGTCCGGGGCGCGGTAGTGGCAGTGATAGGTGAAGAACAGGTCGGGCCGGGCGTCCGGCGCCTGCCAACGTTCCGTCAGTGACGCGATCACGCTCTGCGCCGCCTTCTTGTGAGCGGCGAGCAGTGCCGGATCGGGCTCGCGCATGAAGCTGCGCTCGGCCGGAACGATCTCGACGGCATGGCCGAGCTCTTCCAGCAACGTCACGAGCTGGCGCGCCATCAGCCGGTCGCCGGAGGGGGCGCCGTCGCCATAGCGATTCAGCGGCGTATGGAAAGCGATCTTCACGGCTGGTCTTGCGATGGCGCGAGCAGGCTTCAGCGATACGGGTCGGCTGCGTCACGCAGGCCGTCGCC is drawn from Bosea sp. Tri-49 and contains these coding sequences:
- a CDS encoding glycosyltransferase family 4 protein, with amino-acid sequence MKIAFHTPLNRYGDGAPSGDRLMARQLVTLLEELGHAVEIVPAERSFMREPDPALLAAHKKAAQSVIASLTERWQAPDARPDLFFTYHCHYRAPDLIGPALVEHFALPYLVAEASDAQKRFDGPWAGAAALAREAILRADLHLCMTARDREGLSRLIPEPDRLIELPPFLLGVEEVPEHSAAPRADGEPLRLIAVAMMRQGNKAACYLFLARTLARIIDLPWTLTLIGDGPERPAIEAAFASLPPGSVRFLGRQARADILAELASHDLFVWPGLNEAYGVVYLEAQAAGVPVAALDSGGVPAVVARDRTALLAPHDDEAALAATIVRLIRDAELRARMGAAARRFAREERNGEDARAILATALDGAIARNGRRDLERAL